One window from the genome of Nitrospirota bacterium encodes:
- a CDS encoding C4-type zinc ribbon domain-containing protein, protein MNEQLERLIILQDIDSKIIAITRLLEEFPSKLAETELPLSASKTSLGAVMNKLVSLEKKKRDREQSLDDVGEKIKKMKTRTTEIKTNKEYQALLKEIEAVEHERSSAEDDLLVIMEEIENISKLSKTEEVKYNADKQRIEALKKKLEEEKSVIEDELSSVKHSRKSVAGSIESELYDLYINLLNACGGTAVTAAKGEICLGCNMNIPPQLFVEIKKNEEIIHCPQCRRILFFRNNE, encoded by the coding sequence ATGAATGAACAACTGGAACGACTGATCATACTTCAGGATATTGATTCGAAAATCATCGCAATAACCCGCCTCTTAGAGGAGTTTCCCTCAAAACTGGCGGAAACTGAATTACCTCTTAGTGCTTCCAAGACCTCTCTCGGCGCGGTCATGAACAAACTCGTTTCCCTTGAAAAGAAGAAACGTGACAGAGAGCAGTCGCTTGACGACGTAGGCGAAAAGATCAAAAAAATGAAGACCCGAACGACAGAGATAAAGACAAATAAGGAATACCAGGCGCTTCTCAAGGAAATCGAGGCAGTTGAACATGAGCGGTCCTCTGCAGAGGATGACCTTCTTGTTATCATGGAGGAAATAGAGAACATCTCAAAACTATCAAAGACAGAAGAAGTGAAATACAATGCAGACAAACAAAGGATCGAAGCACTCAAGAAGAAGTTGGAAGAAGAGAAATCTGTAATCGAAGATGAACTGTCATCAGTGAAGCACTCAAGAAAATCCGTCGCGGGCAGCATTGAAAGCGAATTATACGATCTTTATATCAACCTTCTCAATGCATGCGGCGGAACTGCGGTCACAGCGGCGAAAGGAGAAATCTGTTTGGGATGCAATATGAATATCCCCCCCCAGCTTTTTGTCGAAATAAAGAAGAATGAGGAAATCATTCACTGTCCCCAGTGCCGCAGAATACTTTTCTTCAGGAACAATGAATAG
- a CDS encoding selenium metabolism-associated LysR family transcriptional regulator: MEDHKMRVFCTVAETKSFSKTSEIIHLTQPAVSLQIQALEEKYETKLFDRSSSTVTLTPAGEILYKYAKDILGLYASAEKAIGKQTGLVKGSLTVGAGSNIGNYIMPSVITDFRNTHPKIKIYLLVGNTKRVIELLNSGNIDIGLVEGDVSRQRMTVKKLLSDELLVIVSPEHHWAKKKEVSISDIAKEPFIFREPGSGTRQMIEKFLARHGITIHDMKVSIILGSTEAIKDAVENGLGISIISRWAARKEYKYGTLRLLSIKEEKMVRDFSLIINKNSVSSNSLEEFLSFLKSYPYDKLLL; this comes from the coding sequence ATGGAAGATCACAAAATGAGAGTCTTCTGCACGGTGGCCGAAACAAAAAGTTTTTCAAAAACATCTGAAATTATTCATCTCACTCAACCCGCTGTCAGCCTTCAGATTCAGGCCCTGGAGGAAAAATACGAAACCAAGCTGTTCGACAGATCGTCAAGCACCGTTACGCTTACCCCTGCAGGTGAAATCCTTTATAAGTATGCAAAAGATATTCTTGGACTTTATGCATCAGCGGAAAAAGCTATCGGAAAACAGACCGGCCTCGTGAAGGGGAGCCTGACAGTCGGTGCAGGTTCAAATATCGGGAATTACATCATGCCAAGTGTTATTACGGACTTCAGGAACACTCATCCCAAGATCAAGATATATCTCCTGGTCGGAAATACAAAAAGGGTCATTGAACTGCTGAATTCAGGAAATATCGATATCGGGCTCGTGGAGGGAGATGTCTCCCGTCAAAGAATGACTGTCAAGAAGCTTCTCTCGGATGAGCTTCTCGTTATCGTTTCTCCCGAACATCACTGGGCAAAGAAAAAGGAAGTCTCCATATCAGATATTGCGAAGGAGCCCTTCATATTCAGAGAACCCGGCTCAGGAACCAGACAGATGATAGAAAAGTTTCTTGCAAGACATGGAATTACGATTCACGACATGAAAGTCTCCATTATCCTCGGCAGCACAGAAGCCATAAAAGACGCTGTTGAAAACGGTCTTGGGATCTCGATCATTTCGCGGTGGGCAGCCCGCAAAGAATACAAATATGGTACTCTTCGCCTTCTCAGCATTAAGGAAGAAAAAATGGTGCGAGATTTCTCCCTGATCATCAACAAAAACTCGGTGTCATCCAACTCCCTTGAAGAATTTCTCTCATTCCTTAAATCCTATCCTTATGACAAGCTGCTGCTATAG
- a CDS encoding 1,4-alpha-glucan branching protein domain-containing protein, with protein MKAYKGYLCLVLHAHLPYVRHPEHEYFLEENWLYEAITETYIPLLDTFSRLVNDGIGFKVTLSLSPTLAEMLRDSLLNERYKRHIENLVVLSEQEVRRTRNDVHFGPVARMYHERFRRISNLFEDVYNRDIVSAFGALQNEGVIEIIPSAATHAFLPNLAQYPGAVKAQIKIGTRYYRKIFGRQPLGFWLPECGYFPGIDTFLRDEGIRYFFLDTHGVMHGQPVPSHGVYAPVACASGLAIFGRDPETSQQVWSSVQGYPGDAHYRDFYRDAGFDLDLEHIESFLRPFGTRTFTGIKYYRITGKTDLKEPYILDHAMVKAREHADNFIMKREYQIGCLSDTMKIRPVVTAMYDAELFGHWWNEGPEWLYFLLGGIGKRRRNFGTVSPSDFLDLRGIRNGMQECEPSMSSWGNRGFNEVWLNSANDYIYRHLHKAAERMTRLAEKFTESEGIPLRALNQAAREVLLAQHSDWTFIMQNNTASAYAGKRFAEHIAGFSRLYQALVSENIPYQWLKEVEARNCIFRDIDYRVFRRD; from the coding sequence ATGAAGGCATATAAGGGTTATCTCTGTTTGGTTCTTCATGCGCATTTGCCCTATGTCAGGCATCCTGAGCACGAATATTTTCTCGAGGAAAACTGGCTCTATGAGGCAATAACAGAAACATATATCCCGCTTCTTGATACTTTTTCAAGGCTTGTAAATGATGGGATTGGCTTCAAAGTAACCCTTTCCCTCAGTCCGACTTTGGCAGAAATGCTGAGGGATAGCCTACTGAACGAAAGATACAAAAGACACATCGAGAATCTCGTTGTATTGTCTGAGCAAGAAGTCCGGAGAACCAGGAATGACGTACATTTCGGTCCGGTCGCCAGAATGTATCACGAACGGTTTCGGCGCATCAGCAATTTGTTTGAAGATGTGTATAACCGGGATATTGTATCGGCTTTTGGCGCGTTGCAGAATGAAGGAGTTATTGAGATCATACCATCTGCGGCGACACATGCGTTCCTTCCCAATCTGGCACAGTATCCCGGCGCAGTGAAAGCGCAGATAAAGATAGGCACGCGGTACTACAGGAAAATTTTCGGGAGGCAACCCTTGGGTTTCTGGCTGCCCGAATGCGGCTATTTCCCCGGAATTGATACATTTCTCAGGGATGAGGGGATAAGGTATTTTTTTCTCGATACGCACGGCGTGATGCACGGGCAACCCGTACCGAGTCATGGCGTGTATGCTCCTGTTGCGTGTGCTTCGGGCCTGGCAATATTCGGCAGAGATCCGGAAACATCACAACAGGTCTGGTCATCTGTACAGGGATATCCGGGCGATGCGCATTACAGGGACTTTTACCGGGATGCGGGCTTTGATCTCGATCTGGAACATATCGAGTCTTTTCTCCGCCCTTTTGGCACAAGAACATTTACGGGAATCAAATATTACCGCATAACCGGAAAAACAGATCTCAAAGAACCCTATATTCTGGATCACGCCATGGTTAAAGCCCGTGAGCATGCGGATAACTTCATAATGAAACGGGAGTACCAGATAGGGTGTCTTTCAGATACCATGAAGATCAGGCCGGTGGTCACTGCAATGTATGATGCGGAGCTCTTTGGTCACTGGTGGAATGAGGGGCCTGAATGGCTGTACTTTCTGCTCGGGGGGATAGGCAAAAGACGAAGGAATTTTGGTACGGTCAGTCCTTCGGATTTCCTTGACCTCCGCGGCATCCGGAACGGAATGCAGGAATGCGAGCCTTCCATGTCAAGCTGGGGAAACCGGGGGTTTAATGAAGTCTGGCTGAACAGTGCAAATGATTACATATACCGCCACCTCCACAAGGCAGCGGAAAGAATGACCCGTCTTGCAGAAAAGTTTACAGAATCTGAAGGGATTCCGCTCAGAGCACTTAATCAGGCAGCAAGAGAGGTGCTGCTGGCACAGCACAGTGACTGGACCTTTATCATGCAAAACAATACTGCCTCGGCGTATGCCGGCAAAAGGTTTGCAGAACATATCGCAGGATTCAGCCGTCTGTATCAGGCGCTTGTTTCCGAGAATATCCCGTATCAATGGCTGAAAGAGGTGGAAGCCAGAAACTGCATATTCAGGGATATTGACTACAGGGTATTCAGAAGAGACTAA
- the lptG gene encoding LPS export ABC transporter permease LptG: MNIITRYYIREFLGMLGVVAFGIAMVFSLLDLVNKIDNFAEGNLSVIRIAEYAILNLPKFLYYLLPMSMLICSLFIFSQASRNKELVAVKATGGRLKILFTPFIVIGLLMSLCGFLIGEVIIPYFSERSLEFRMTYMKKDDKVSFKEGTLWLRDTGGRLVRIGLYEPEKGIAKGVSIFTTGNGSLRGRTEAGEAVWVPEKGVWTLNDVVTYDFAEGRITKTPQMIYPHLESPEFFGKWIKSPEEMGLEELYRYTKKLEAAGIRDVKLSVDMNSKISYPLAIFFMMLLGMSLSVLSGVGGGLMAAGFGIAISFVYWLLYTLTLSMGYARVIPPVLATWSIPVLSGILAVYLFRKIPE, from the coding sequence ATGAATATTATCACTCGTTACTATATCAGGGAATTTCTTGGAATGCTGGGAGTAGTTGCCTTTGGCATTGCTATGGTTTTCAGCCTTCTTGATCTTGTCAACAAGATTGATAATTTTGCAGAAGGCAACCTTTCCGTTATCAGAATTGCTGAATATGCCATTCTGAACCTGCCTAAATTTCTGTACTATCTTCTTCCCATGTCAATGCTTATTTGCAGTCTGTTCATATTCAGCCAGGCTTCCCGCAATAAAGAGCTGGTGGCAGTGAAAGCAACCGGAGGGAGGCTGAAGATACTTTTTACCCCGTTCATTGTCATCGGGTTACTGATGAGCCTGTGCGGTTTTCTGATAGGAGAGGTCATTATCCCGTATTTTTCGGAACGGTCGCTTGAGTTCAGAATGACATATATGAAAAAAGACGATAAGGTATCTTTTAAGGAAGGCACGCTGTGGCTCAGGGATACCGGGGGGAGACTTGTGAGGATTGGACTGTATGAGCCGGAAAAAGGAATTGCCAAAGGAGTAAGTATCTTTACGACCGGAAACGGATCCCTCAGGGGCCGGACAGAGGCAGGAGAAGCGGTATGGGTCCCGGAAAAGGGGGTCTGGACGCTGAATGATGTTGTTACCTATGATTTTGCAGAAGGAAGGATAACAAAGACCCCTCAGATGATATATCCGCACCTCGAGTCCCCGGAATTTTTTGGCAAATGGATTAAAAGCCCTGAGGAGATGGGGCTGGAAGAGCTCTACCGGTATACAAAAAAACTGGAAGCCGCCGGTATCAGGGATGTGAAGCTTTCTGTGGATATGAACTCCAAGATATCCTATCCCCTAGCAATTTTTTTCATGATGCTCCTCGGGATGTCACTTTCAGTGCTGAGCGGTGTGGGAGGAGGTCTTATGGCAGCAGGTTTTGGCATAGCCATAAGCTTTGTCTACTGGCTTCTTTATACATTGACGCTCTCGATGGGATATGCACGGGTAATTCCACCGGTACTTGCCACCTGGAGCATCCCCGTGTTGTCCGGAATACTTGCAGTGTATCTTTTCAGAAAAATCCCTGAATGA
- a CDS encoding LptF/LptG family permease → MKIIHRSIGKELVLAFILSLASLNFILMMEKVLRLSRFLSGVGTSVMDMLAIILYLQPQLFLLTIPMSLLLSTLFVYGRLNMDNELVIMRISGMRFWSLCIPVFLLGLACFALNVAVSFYLGPLSSMQLRNKITNIIKVRTPLAIEEGRFNTAFKDVLIYVKEKPSDNTVREIFIYDSRNQNEPVVVMAEEATINVQEDFTINFLLSNGYMNAVRGDTTTEMFFKRYNMMLSLKSDAPGRKQAELTPLGLLERIRQTDSHYASFIYLEFHRRFSLPLLCIILVFFGPPLAMMAGKSGRLGGLALGLGVFTSYYMLLVYGENLVRAGKLHHYLGSWLSTVVLGVIAFLIFRRASQR, encoded by the coding sequence ATGATGGAGAAGGTGCTCAGGCTGAGCAGGTTTCTCTCCGGTGTCGGCACTTCGGTCATGGACATGCTCGCAATTATCCTGTATCTCCAGCCTCAGCTTTTCCTGCTCACCATACCGATGTCTCTCCTGCTCTCTACGTTATTTGTCTACGGAAGGCTCAATATGGACAATGAACTTGTCATCATGAGAATAAGCGGTATGAGATTCTGGTCATTGTGTATCCCGGTTTTTTTGCTCGGGTTGGCATGTTTTGCGCTGAATGTTGCTGTCAGTTTCTATCTTGGACCTCTGAGCAGCATGCAACTAAGGAATAAGATCACCAATATCATTAAGGTGCGCACTCCGCTTGCGATCGAAGAAGGCAGGTTCAATACCGCATTTAAAGACGTTCTGATTTATGTGAAGGAGAAGCCTTCTGACAACACGGTGCGCGAAATCTTCATTTACGACAGCAGGAATCAGAATGAACCGGTGGTGGTGATGGCAGAAGAGGCTACAATAAATGTGCAGGAGGATTTCACTATCAACTTTCTTCTCAGTAATGGGTATATGAACGCAGTACGGGGAGATACGACAACGGAAATGTTTTTCAAGAGATATAACATGATGTTGAGTCTCAAATCGGATGCTCCGGGAAGAAAACAGGCAGAACTCACTCCCTTGGGACTGCTGGAGAGGATAAGGCAGACTGACAGTCATTACGCTTCATTTATCTATCTCGAATTTCACCGCAGGTTCTCCCTTCCTCTTTTATGCATCATCCTTGTTTTTTTCGGACCGCCGCTGGCGATGATGGCCGGGAAATCAGGAAGACTCGGCGGTCTTGCGCTGGGGCTCGGGGTATTTACCTCATACTATATGCTGCTTGTATACGGAGAAAATCTTGTGAGAGCGGGGAAGTTGCACCATTATTTGGGTTCATGGCTTTCGACCGTGGTGCTCGGGGTGATTGCTTTCCTGATATTCAGAAGAGCAAGTCAGAGATGA